In Trifolium pratense cultivar HEN17-A07 linkage group LG7, ARS_RC_1.1, whole genome shotgun sequence, a genomic segment contains:
- the LOC123893786 gene encoding aspartic proteinase CDR1-like, producing the protein MTMHSFLTLMFISLSCFIISISQAINNGFSVELIHRDSLKSPLYQPTQNKYQRVASALRRSINRVNHLTNTPKSTVIPASGEFLMEYSVGTPPFKIYGVVDTGSDIVWLQCKPCEQCYNQTTPIFNPSKSSSYKNNIPCMSKKCKSFDSHSCSKKKSCLYTITYGDGSISQGDLSEETLTLDSTSNSSFSFPKILIGCGHKNTLSIQGQTSGVVGLGFGPLSLITQLGSSIGGKFSYCLGPESSNSTSKLNFGNAAVVSGHGVVSTPLVKKDSSIFYYLSLEAFSVGNKRVEFVENSNGGVDGNVFIDSGTTLTMLPYDVYNKLESAVVKLVKLKRVNDPHGLLKLCYFVTSDKYDFPIITAHFKNADVKLHPIGTFVPIVDGIMCFAFASTQNTNIGIFGNLAQQNLLVGYDLQQNLVSFKSTDCTKPY; encoded by the coding sequence ATGACTATGCATTCTTTTCTCActcttatgtttatttctctttcttgTTTCATTATTTCTATTTCTCAAGCAATAAACAATGGCTTTAGTGTTGAACTAATTCATCGTGACTCATTAAAGTCTCCACTCTATCAACCTACACAAAACAAATACCAGCGTGTTGCTAGTGCCTTGCGTCGTTCAATCAATCGGGTCAATCACCTCACTAATACACCAAAATCTACTGTAATTCCTGCTAGCGGTGAGTTTCTTATGGAATATTCAGTTGGTACCCCACCGTTTAAGATATATGGTGTTGTTGATACCGGTAGTGACATTGTTTGGCTTCAATGTAAGCCTTGTGAACAGTGTTACAACCAAACCACTCCTATATTTAACCCTTCAAAATCATCAAGTTACAAAAACAATATTCCTTGCATGTCTAAAAAGTGTAAATCTTTTGATTCTCACTcttgtagtaaaaaaaaatcttgctTATATACTATTACGTATGGTGATGGGTCAATATCACAAGGAGATCTTAGTGAAGAAACTCTTACATTAGATTCCACCTCCAACTCTTCTTTTTCATTTCCAAAAATTCTGATAGGTTGTGGACATAAAAATACATTGTCAATTCAAGGTCAAACCTCTGGGGTAGTGGGCCTTGGATTTGGACCTTTGTCTCTTATAACACAATTGGGTTCATCAATTGGTGGAAAGTTCTCTTATTGTTTGGGGCCAGAATCATCCAACTCGACGAGCAAACTCAATTTTGGAAACGCTGCTGTGGTTTCTGGTCACGGAGTTGTGTCAACTCCGTTAGTGAAAAAagattcatcaattttttactatCTATCATTGGAAGCATTTAGTGTTGGAAACAAAAGAGTAGAATTTGTAGAGAATTCAAATGGTGGTGTTGATGGTAACGTCTTTATTGATTCAGGTACAACATTGACGATGTTACCATATGATGTTTATAATAAGTTGGAATCAGCTGTGGTAAAATTGGTTAAACTGAAGCGTGTTAACGATCCACATGGTTTGTTGAAGCTTTGCTATTTTGTTACATCAGATAAATATGATTTTCCTATAATCACAGCACATTTTAAAAATGCAGATGTTAAGTTACATCCTATTGGCACCTTTGTACCTATAGTCGATGGGATAATGTGTTTTGCTTTTGCCTCAACTCAAAACACTAACATCGGCATCTTTGGGAACCTGGCTCAACAAAACTTGTTGGTTGGTTATGACCTTCAACAAAACCTTGTGTCATTTAAGTCTACTGATTGTACTAAACCGTATTGA